The Scyliorhinus torazame isolate Kashiwa2021f chromosome 7, sScyTor2.1, whole genome shotgun sequence genome has a window encoding:
- the LOC140426382 gene encoding GTP-binding protein Di-Ras2-like gives MPEQSNDYRVVVFGAAGVGKSSLVLRFVRGTFRETYIPTIEDTYRQVISCDKNICTLQITDTTGSHQFPAMQRLSISKGHAFILVYSVTSKQSVEELQPIYEQICQIKGNIQNIPIMLVGNKRDETQREVEATEGEALATKWMCSFMETSAKLNYNVQELFQELLNLEKRRPVSLQVDGKKSKQQKRKDKLKGKCSLM, from the coding sequence ATGCCGGAGCAAAGCAATGATTATAGGGTTGTTGTatttggagctgcaggagttggaaAAAGTTCATTAGTGCTGCGTTTTGTGAGAGGGACTTTCAGAGAAACATACATTCCAACAATCGAAGATACATACAGGCAAGTAATCAGCTGTGATAAAAATATATGTACACTTCAAATCACGGACACCACAGGGAGTCATCAGTTTCCTGCAATGCAGAGGCTGTCCATTTCCAAAGGGCATGCCTTCATTCTGGTATACTCTGTGACCAGCAAACAATCCGTGGAGGAACTTCAGCCCATCTATGAGCAGATCTGTCAAATCAAAGGGAACATTCAGAATATCCCCATCATGTTAGTGGGAAATAAGAGGGATGAGACTCAGAGGGAAGTGGAGGCCACTGAAGGAGAAGCTCTGGCCACAAAGTGGATGTGTTCTTTTATGGAGACCTCTGCCAAACTCAACTACAATGTGCAGGAACTTTTCCAAGAGTTGCTTAATTTGGAAAAGAGGAGACCAGTCAGCCTCCAAGTGGATGGAAAGAAATCCAAACAGCAAAAGAGAAAAGAcaaactgaaaggaaaatgttCCCTCATGTGA